The Saccharothrix variisporea genome has a segment encoding these proteins:
- a CDS encoding MFS transporter, with protein MGRGFGWLWAAYSVSALGTWLAFDALALVAIFVLEAGPGEVSALKAAGLAVGAVLAVPLGPWVEFRRKRPVMVATDLVRCAAVMSVPLAFALDMLTFQQLLVVAVATAVADNAFQAASGAHLKTLVPKQDLLTATSRFEATTWTASIIGPPLGGLAVAWLGTVTTLAVDAASYLLSALGIRAIRTPEPPPARPTGRRKDLVAGWRHILTHPTLRPLLANTVLVSGLIIATSPLLAVLMLADLGFTPTQYGLAFGAACTGGLLGSRLARPLAARFGHRRTLLVAGTLRACWSVWLALIGPGPLGLAVVIVVEFGLVLCMGVFTPVFATHRLNHIPPHLVARTLSAWSVTTKAGCAAMSALWGVLAHFTGARTAIAIAGVLILASPLLLPRRTILDSQSRAA; from the coding sequence ATGGGGCGGGGGTTCGGGTGGTTGTGGGCGGCGTACTCGGTGAGCGCCCTGGGCACGTGGCTGGCGTTCGACGCACTCGCTCTGGTCGCCATCTTCGTGTTGGAAGCCGGTCCCGGCGAGGTTTCCGCGCTCAAGGCGGCCGGTCTGGCGGTGGGTGCGGTCCTGGCCGTGCCGCTGGGACCGTGGGTGGAGTTCCGCCGGAAGCGTCCGGTGATGGTCGCGACGGACCTCGTCCGGTGTGCCGCCGTGATGAGCGTCCCGCTCGCCTTCGCGCTCGACATGCTCACTTTCCAACAACTGCTGGTTGTAGCAGTGGCAACCGCAGTGGCGGACAACGCGTTCCAAGCGGCCAGTGGAGCGCACCTGAAAACGTTGGTGCCCAAGCAAGACCTGCTCACCGCGACCAGCCGGTTCGAGGCCACGACGTGGACCGCGAGCATCATCGGCCCACCACTGGGCGGCCTTGCGGTGGCGTGGCTGGGAACGGTCACCACCCTCGCCGTCGACGCGGCCAGTTACCTCCTGTCCGCCCTGGGCATCCGCGCCATCCGCACCCCGGAACCCCCGCCCGCCCGACCGACAGGACGCCGCAAGGACCTGGTCGCGGGCTGGCGGCACATCCTGACCCACCCGACCCTGCGCCCCCTGCTGGCCAACACCGTCCTGGTCAGCGGCCTCATCATCGCCACCTCGCCGCTGCTGGCCGTCCTCATGCTCGCCGACCTCGGGTTCACCCCGACCCAGTACGGCCTGGCGTTCGGCGCGGCCTGCACCGGCGGACTGCTCGGCTCCCGCCTGGCCCGACCGCTGGCCGCCCGGTTCGGGCACCGCAGGACGCTCCTGGTCGCCGGCACCCTCCGCGCGTGCTGGTCGGTGTGGCTCGCCCTGATCGGCCCGGGTCCGCTGGGCCTCGCCGTCGTCATCGTGGTCGAGTTCGGCCTGGTCCTCTGCATGGGCGTGTTCACCCCGGTGTTCGCCACCCACCGCTTGAACCACATCCCACCCCACCTCGTCGCCCGCACGCTGTCGGCGTGGTCGGTGACGACGAAAGCGGGCTGTGCGGCGATGTCCGCGTTGTGGGGCGTGCTCGCGCACTTCACGGGAGCCCGCACGGCCATCGCGATCGCCGGCGTCCTGATCCTGGCCAGCCCGCTGCTGCTCCCGCGCCGGACCATTCTTGACTCGCAATCAAGAGCAGCTTAG
- a CDS encoding LCP family protein, whose amino-acid sequence MNDRLIREAIAAEAAEALDAREVMAQLRSRRARRRPGPLLAVAALTAAAAAVAVVVPMTVSREAAPPGTSSTVATPLAPQNVLLVGLDEYAHADTVALARVTPTGVAVVSLPRDSWVEVPGEGAERLTLVYTKGQESGGVAGGAQALSKTVSALTGAQIDHYAVVEMSAFARLADAVGGVEVCLNGPTKDIVTGAEFPAGRQVLSGDRALDFVRQRFGLVNGDLDRVRRHQAFLSGLGAKLLDRAFLENTAGVTSLLGVIRSSVQTDEGWDLLAFARGLTAGVPVRTTTIPVEDGEVGNARVLRPAPTTRQFVETFFADQPAGGTSSGTPAPGSGPSCVD is encoded by the coding sequence GTGAACGATCGCTTGATCCGGGAGGCCATCGCGGCCGAGGCCGCCGAGGCGCTGGACGCCCGCGAGGTGATGGCCCAACTGCGCAGCCGCCGCGCGCGCCGCCGCCCCGGTCCCCTGCTCGCGGTGGCCGCGCTGACCGCCGCCGCGGCGGCCGTGGCGGTCGTCGTGCCGATGACGGTGTCCCGCGAGGCCGCACCGCCCGGCACCTCGTCCACGGTCGCGACACCGCTCGCACCGCAGAACGTGCTGCTGGTGGGCTTGGACGAGTACGCGCACGCCGACACCGTCGCCCTGGCCAGGGTGACACCGACCGGCGTGGCGGTGGTGTCGCTGCCCCGCGACTCGTGGGTCGAAGTGCCCGGCGAGGGCGCGGAGCGGCTGACCCTGGTCTACACGAAGGGGCAGGAGTCCGGCGGCGTGGCGGGCGGCGCCCAGGCGCTGTCCAAGACCGTGTCGGCGTTGACGGGTGCCCAGATCGACCACTACGCGGTGGTCGAGATGAGCGCGTTCGCCCGACTGGCCGACGCCGTCGGCGGGGTAGAGGTGTGCCTGAACGGGCCGACGAAGGACATCGTCACCGGAGCGGAGTTCCCGGCGGGCCGCCAGGTCCTCTCCGGCGACCGCGCCCTGGACTTCGTGCGCCAACGCTTCGGCCTGGTCAACGGCGACCTGGACCGCGTGCGCCGGCACCAGGCGTTCCTGTCCGGCCTGGGCGCCAAGCTCCTGGACCGGGCGTTCCTGGAGAACACCGCGGGCGTCACGTCGCTGCTGGGCGTGATCAGGTCGAGCGTCCAGACCGACGAGGGCTGGGACCTGCTCGCCTTCGCCCGCGGCCTGACCGCGGGCGTTCCGGTCCGCACGACCACCATCCCGGTCGAGGACGGCGAGGTGGGGAACGCGCGGGTCCTGCGCCCGGCCCCGACCACGCGGCAGTTCGTCGAGACCTTCTTCGCCGACCAGCCGGCCGGCGGGACGTCCTCGGGCACGCCGGCACCGGGCAGCGGACCGTCCTGCGTGGACTGA
- a CDS encoding VWA domain-containing protein encodes MSFSGFTAPWWFLLLIAVAGVAALYVVIQRVLRKRMLRFANLSMLEKVAPRKQGWWRHAPAAVLLVAFLLLTVALAGPTAEQKVPRNRATVMLVIDTSLSMKATDVQPSRLEAAQVAAKSFAEGLTPGINLGLISFAGSATVLVAPTTDRGAVTQSIDGLKLAQATATGDAIVAALAAIDSFGKVVGGADGPPPARIVLMTDGKETVGTRRAFDAAEDAKKAGIPISTISFGTEDGVVEIEGRRQEVPVDDDSMKEIAKLSGGEFFKAASAEELRRVYDTLGEQIGYEKKQADASRPWVVLGTLAALLAVAGALVLGQRLP; translated from the coding sequence ATGAGCTTCTCGGGTTTCACCGCGCCGTGGTGGTTCCTGCTGCTGATCGCGGTGGCCGGCGTCGCCGCGCTGTACGTGGTGATCCAGCGCGTGCTGCGCAAGCGGATGCTGCGGTTCGCGAACCTGTCCATGTTGGAGAAGGTCGCGCCGCGCAAGCAGGGTTGGTGGCGCCACGCGCCCGCCGCCGTGCTGCTGGTCGCGTTCCTCCTGCTGACGGTGGCGCTGGCCGGCCCGACCGCGGAGCAGAAGGTGCCCCGCAACCGGGCGACGGTCATGCTGGTGATCGACACGTCCCTGTCCATGAAGGCCACCGACGTCCAGCCCTCGCGGCTGGAGGCGGCGCAGGTGGCGGCGAAGTCGTTCGCGGAGGGGCTGACGCCGGGCATCAACCTGGGCCTGATCTCCTTCGCCGGCAGCGCGACGGTCCTGGTGGCGCCGACCACCGACCGCGGTGCCGTGACCCAGAGCATCGACGGCCTGAAACTGGCCCAGGCCACCGCGACCGGCGACGCCATCGTGGCGGCCCTCGCGGCGATCGACTCCTTCGGCAAGGTCGTCGGCGGCGCGGACGGCCCACCTCCGGCCCGCATCGTGCTGATGACCGACGGCAAGGAGACCGTGGGCACGCGGCGCGCGTTCGACGCGGCGGAGGACGCCAAGAAGGCGGGCATCCCGATCTCCACGATCTCCTTCGGCACGGAGGACGGCGTGGTCGAGATCGAGGGCCGCCGGCAGGAGGTGCCGGTGGACGACGACTCGATGAAGGAGATCGCCAAGCTGTCCGGCGGCGAGTTCTTCAAGGCGGCGAGCGCCGAGGAACTGCGGCGGGTGTACGACACGCTGGGCGAGCAGATCGGCTACGAGAAGAAGCAGGCCGACGCCAGCCGCCCGTGGGTGGTCCTGGGCACCTTGGCCGCCCTGCTCGCGGTAGCCGGCGCCCTGGTCCTGGGCCAACGCCTCCCCTGA
- a CDS encoding LysR family transcriptional regulator: MDLEAVRTFVVAADVGQFQDAAAELSVTQQAVSKRIAVLEKELGVRLFTRTPRGAVLTIDGQAFLPHARDLLRAEERALAAVRPDRRALRVDVIGRSLAPATLVRAFHRAHPDTELAVLRLADLDTAVAALRSGTIDASFRLLDRSVSDIVATPVLDEPIQLLTGPRHALADRREVRPEELAPHRIWMPGLVAGTEWAAHYARFAAAFGLTIDAVGPNYGTSPLLDVVADSPDIATLVGERTRLLWPGDYDLRRIPLHRPTPVYPHSLLHLRDNPHPALRLLREHLAGMPSPGGDVWR, translated from the coding sequence GTGGACCTCGAGGCTGTTCGGACGTTCGTCGTTGCCGCCGACGTGGGGCAGTTCCAGGACGCCGCTGCTGAGTTGTCGGTCACGCAGCAGGCCGTGTCGAAGCGGATCGCCGTGCTGGAGAAGGAACTCGGCGTCCGGCTGTTCACCCGCACCCCGCGCGGTGCGGTGCTCACCATCGACGGGCAGGCGTTCCTGCCGCACGCCCGCGACCTGCTGCGCGCGGAGGAGCGGGCGCTGGCGGCGGTCCGGCCGGACCGGAGGGCGCTGCGCGTGGACGTGATCGGCCGCAGCCTCGCCCCCGCCACCCTGGTGCGCGCCTTCCACCGGGCGCACCCGGACACCGAACTGGCCGTCCTGCGCCTGGCCGACCTGGACACGGCGGTGGCGGCGCTCCGGTCCGGCACGATCGACGCGTCCTTCCGACTGCTCGACCGGTCCGTGTCGGACATCGTGGCGACCCCGGTGCTCGACGAGCCCATCCAGCTGCTCACGGGTCCCCGCCACGCGCTCGCCGACCGTCGCGAGGTGAGACCGGAAGAGCTCGCGCCGCACCGGATCTGGATGCCGGGACTCGTCGCCGGCACCGAGTGGGCCGCGCACTACGCCCGGTTCGCCGCCGCGTTCGGCCTCACCATCGACGCGGTCGGTCCGAACTACGGCACGTCGCCGCTGCTGGACGTCGTTGCCGACTCGCCCGACATCGCCACACTCGTCGGCGAGCGGACCAGGCTGCTGTGGCCCGGCGACTACGACCTGCGGCGCATCCCCCTGCACCGGCCGACACCGGTGTACCCGCACTCCCTGCTGCACTTGCGCGACAACCCGCACCCGGCGCTGCGGCTGCTGCGCGAGCACCTGGCGGGCATGCCGTCACCAGGTGGGGACGTCTGGCGTTAG
- a CDS encoding NlpC/P60 family protein, giving the protein MTRWVIMLAAALVLFPGVAAAVPPPPPNPSDDQISAGRAEADAKAARVGELTGQLTAAEAELQKLTDDVAYKMELANKARVDLETAQDEATKARQAADAARTEADAAGRAVAEARTALDEFAAASYQQGSVVGSLSAYLGASSPEDLLARNQLLKAVGDANLNALDDVEWARSEQANKDAAARAALDVANQKQAAAQQAKRDADAAHQVAALAQQGQAARAAAIEGDKSRVEAELTQALGAVQSLEGQRAQYNEWAEAKRREEEEAARQAALAARPSAPANRPVSAPSGGGDVETVIARALSQLGVRYSWGGGNYNGPTVGVRDWGVGDSYGDYYTVGFDCSGLMMYAFAGAGVYLQHYSGYQYNSGRKVPLAQAERGDMLFWGPGGGTHVALYLGDGMMVEAPYSGSAVRVAPVRYGGIMPYAVRVL; this is encoded by the coding sequence GTGACTCGGTGGGTGATCATGCTGGCCGCGGCGCTCGTCCTGTTCCCCGGTGTGGCGGCAGCGGTGCCACCACCGCCGCCCAACCCCAGTGACGACCAGATCAGCGCGGGTCGGGCCGAAGCCGACGCCAAGGCCGCCCGGGTCGGCGAGCTGACCGGTCAGCTCACCGCCGCCGAGGCGGAGTTGCAGAAGCTCACCGACGACGTCGCCTACAAGATGGAGCTGGCCAACAAGGCCCGCGTCGACCTGGAGACCGCGCAGGACGAGGCGACCAAGGCCAGGCAGGCCGCCGACGCCGCCCGCACCGAGGCCGACGCGGCGGGCCGCGCGGTCGCCGAGGCCCGCACCGCGCTGGACGAGTTCGCCGCCGCCAGCTACCAGCAGGGCAGCGTGGTCGGGTCGCTGTCGGCGTACCTGGGCGCATCGAGCCCGGAGGACCTGCTGGCCCGCAACCAGCTGCTCAAGGCGGTCGGCGACGCCAACCTCAACGCCCTGGACGACGTCGAGTGGGCGCGCTCGGAGCAGGCCAACAAGGACGCGGCGGCCCGCGCCGCGCTGGACGTGGCCAACCAGAAGCAGGCCGCGGCGCAGCAGGCCAAGCGCGACGCCGACGCCGCCCACCAGGTCGCCGCCCTGGCCCAGCAGGGCCAGGCCGCGCGGGCGGCGGCGATCGAGGGCGACAAGAGCCGGGTCGAGGCCGAGCTGACCCAGGCGCTGGGCGCGGTGCAGAGCCTGGAGGGCCAGCGCGCCCAGTACAACGAGTGGGCCGAGGCCAAGCGCCGCGAGGAGGAGGAAGCCGCCCGCCAGGCCGCGCTCGCCGCCCGGCCCAGCGCTCCGGCCAACCGCCCGGTGTCCGCGCCCAGCGGCGGCGGGGACGTGGAGACGGTGATCGCGCGGGCGTTGTCCCAGCTGGGCGTGCGCTACTCGTGGGGCGGCGGCAACTACAACGGCCCGACCGTGGGCGTGCGCGACTGGGGCGTGGGCGACTCGTACGGCGACTACTACACCGTCGGCTTCGACTGCTCGGGCCTGATGATGTACGCCTTCGCCGGCGCCGGCGTCTACCTCCAGCACTACAGCGGCTACCAGTACAACTCCGGCCGCAAGGTGCCGCTGGCGCAGGCCGAACGCGGCGACATGCTCTTCTGGGGGCCGGGCGGCGGCACGCACGTGGCCCTGTACCTGGGCGACGGCATGATGGTCGAGGCCCCGTACTCCGGCTCGGCCGTCCGCGTCGCCCCGGTCCGCTACGGCGGCATCATGCCCTACGCCGTGCGCGTGCTGTAG
- a CDS encoding AMP-binding protein translates to MRVPLTVADFLYRAEHVHADTTATVDEPNQPAAPVPTTTYRRFADRVRAWQAGLDALGVGEGERVAVVSHNSARLLELLHAVPASGRICVPVNFRLRPDEVSYIVEHSGASVLLVDPELELDQVTARHRFTLGEETEQLLRFDTEPRPWAEPDEDATATINYTSGTTARPKGVQMTHRNIWLNAVTFAMHTRAWERDVYMHVLPMFHCNGWGMPFGLAGLGVPQVVLRKVDGAEILRRVRDHGVTLMCGAPAVWNAVLDAAQTWDGEIPGRDKVRIVCAGAPPPSRTIARVGEELGWEFLQLYGLTETSPLLTFNRTRPGDDDLPAEDRARKLSRAGAPGLGVRLRIAESGEVMARTNNVMAGYWDNPEATAEAIEDGWFHTGDGGTLDDEGHLTISDRKKDVIITGGENVSSIEVEDALFSHPAVAEAAVIGVPHDKWGETIKALVVLAEGAQTTEAELIAHCKQRLAGYKAPTSVEFRDAIPRTATGKVQKFKLREPYWADLDRKVN, encoded by the coding sequence ATGCGCGTACCCCTCACAGTCGCCGACTTCCTCTACCGCGCCGAGCACGTCCACGCGGACACCACCGCCACCGTCGACGAGCCGAACCAGCCCGCCGCGCCCGTGCCCACCACGACCTACCGCCGGTTCGCCGACCGGGTCCGCGCCTGGCAGGCGGGGCTGGACGCGTTGGGGGTCGGCGAAGGCGAGCGGGTCGCCGTGGTCAGCCACAACTCCGCTCGTCTGCTGGAGCTGCTGCACGCCGTCCCGGCGAGCGGTCGGATCTGCGTGCCGGTGAACTTCCGGCTGCGGCCCGACGAGGTGTCCTACATCGTCGAGCACAGCGGGGCCTCGGTGCTGCTCGTGGACCCCGAACTGGAGCTCGACCAGGTCACCGCCCGCCACCGCTTCACCCTCGGGGAGGAGACCGAACAGCTGCTGCGCTTCGACACCGAGCCCCGCCCGTGGGCCGAGCCGGACGAGGACGCGACCGCCACGATCAACTACACCTCCGGCACGACGGCGCGCCCCAAGGGCGTCCAGATGACGCACCGCAACATCTGGCTCAACGCCGTCACCTTCGCCATGCACACCCGCGCGTGGGAGCGGGACGTCTACATGCACGTCCTGCCGATGTTCCACTGCAACGGCTGGGGCATGCCGTTCGGCCTCGCGGGCCTGGGTGTGCCGCAGGTGGTGCTGCGCAAGGTCGACGGCGCGGAGATCCTGCGCCGCGTGCGCGACCACGGCGTCACGCTCATGTGCGGTGCGCCGGCGGTGTGGAACGCGGTGCTGGACGCGGCGCAGACGTGGGACGGGGAGATCCCCGGCCGGGACAAGGTGCGCATCGTGTGCGCGGGCGCGCCGCCGCCGAGCCGGACCATCGCCCGCGTGGGTGAGGAGCTTGGTTGGGAATTCCTCCAGCTCTACGGCCTCACCGAGACCTCGCCGCTGCTCACGTTCAACCGCACCCGCCCCGGCGACGACGACCTGCCCGCCGAGGACCGCGCGCGCAAGCTGTCGCGGGCGGGCGCGCCGGGGTTGGGCGTCCGGCTGCGGATCGCCGAGAGCGGCGAGGTCATGGCGCGCACCAACAACGTCATGGCCGGGTACTGGGACAACCCGGAGGCCACCGCCGAGGCGATCGAGGACGGCTGGTTCCACACCGGTGACGGCGGCACGCTCGACGACGAGGGCCACCTCACCATCTCCGACCGCAAGAAGGACGTGATCATCACCGGCGGGGAGAACGTGTCGTCCATCGAGGTCGAGGACGCCCTGTTCAGCCACCCCGCCGTGGCCGAGGCGGCGGTCATCGGGGTGCCGCACGACAAGTGGGGTGAAACGATCAAGGCGCTGGTCGTCCTGGCCGAGGGCGCGCAGACCACCGAGGCCGAGCTGATCGCGCACTGCAAGCAGCGGCTGGCCGGGTACAAGGCGCCCACGTCGGTGGAGTTCCGGGACGCGATCCCGCGCACCGCGACCGGCAAGGTGCAGAAGTTCAAGCTGCGCGAGCCGTACTGGGCCGACCTCGACCGGAAGGTCAACTAG
- a CDS encoding SigE family RNA polymerase sigma factor: MPDGFDEFVADRLDRLLRYATAMTCDKHLASDIVQDVLLRARGRWERISDMDAPYLYVKRMVTNEYLSWRRRRAARDVTASHASLDEVAPPVADHAVRHAERDAMRRRIAVLPRRQRAALVMRYYEDSTDAEIAAVLGCTESTVRSHISRALKTLRVNENTPVEVLR; encoded by the coding sequence GTGCCAGACGGGTTCGACGAGTTCGTCGCCGATCGGCTCGATCGGCTTTTGCGCTACGCCACCGCGATGACGTGCGACAAGCACCTCGCGAGCGACATCGTCCAGGACGTGTTGCTGCGCGCCCGCGGGCGGTGGGAGCGCATCTCCGACATGGACGCGCCCTACCTCTACGTGAAGCGGATGGTGACCAACGAGTACCTCTCGTGGCGCCGCCGTCGGGCCGCGCGGGACGTGACCGCCTCGCACGCCTCGCTGGACGAGGTCGCGCCCCCGGTGGCCGACCACGCCGTGCGACACGCGGAGCGGGACGCCATGCGGCGGCGGATCGCCGTACTGCCGCGCCGGCAACGGGCGGCGCTGGTGATGCGCTACTACGAGGACAGCACGGACGCGGAGATCGCCGCCGTGCTCGGCTGCACGGAGAGCACCGTGCGCAGCCACATTTCACGCGCGCTGAAGACGTTGCGCGTCAACGAGAACACGCCGGTGGAGGTGCTGCGGTGA
- a CDS encoding DUF58 domain-containing protein, with protein sequence MEAALRTLELEVRRRLDGLLQGNHLGLVPGPGSEPGEARPYQPGDDVRRMDWAVTARTTVPHIRETVADRELETWLAIDLSPSLDFGTAVCEKRDLVVAATAAVAHLTRGGGNRIGALVSTGEKLVRVPARGGLAHARGLIRKVAETPRAPEGTRASLADLIEQLRRPPRRRGLVVVISDFLGGTEWQRPLRALSARHDLVAIEVVDPRDIDLPEVGTVVLADPESGRQREVVASPLLRREFAAAAAEHRAGVAAGLRQAGAGHLVLRTDSDWIADTVRFVVARKRRWSGGVA encoded by the coding sequence ATGGAGGCCGCGCTGCGCACCCTGGAGCTGGAGGTCCGCCGCCGGCTGGACGGCCTGCTCCAGGGCAACCACCTGGGCCTGGTGCCCGGACCGGGTTCCGAGCCCGGCGAGGCCCGGCCCTACCAGCCCGGCGACGACGTGCGCCGGATGGACTGGGCGGTGACCGCGCGCACCACCGTGCCGCACATCCGCGAGACCGTCGCCGACCGCGAGCTGGAGACGTGGCTGGCGATCGACCTGTCCCCGTCGCTGGACTTCGGCACCGCCGTGTGCGAGAAGCGCGACCTGGTCGTGGCGGCCACGGCGGCCGTCGCGCACCTGACCCGGGGCGGCGGCAACCGGATCGGCGCGCTGGTGTCCACCGGCGAGAAGCTCGTCCGCGTGCCCGCCCGGGGCGGTCTGGCGCACGCGCGCGGCCTGATCCGCAAGGTCGCCGAGACGCCCCGCGCGCCGGAAGGCACCCGCGCTTCGCTGGCCGACCTGATCGAGCAGTTGCGCCGCCCGCCGCGCCGGCGGGGCCTGGTCGTGGTGATCTCGGACTTCCTGGGCGGCACGGAGTGGCAGCGCCCGCTGCGCGCCCTGTCCGCGCGGCACGACCTGGTGGCCATCGAGGTCGTCGACCCGCGCGACATCGACCTGCCCGAGGTGGGCACGGTCGTCCTGGCCGACCCGGAGTCCGGGCGGCAGCGCGAGGTCGTGGCCTCGCCGTTGCTGCGCCGGGAGTTCGCGGCGGCGGCGGCCGAGCACCGCGCGGGCGTGGCGGCCGGGCTGCGCCAGGCGGGCGCCGGGCACCTGGTGCTGCGCACCGACTCGGACTGGATCGCCGACACCGTGCGCTTCGTGGTGGCTCGCAAGCGCCGCTGGTCGGGAGGGGTGGCCTGA
- a CDS encoding AAA family ATPase, whose translation MSEPAAEAPNTPARDAQLLERTVFEVKRVIVGQDRLVERMLVGLLAKGHLLLEGVPGVAKTLAVETFATVVGGSFSRVQFTPDLVPADILGTRIYRQGSESFDVELGPVVANFVLADEINRAPAKVQSAMLEVMAERHVSIGGKTFPMPTPFLVLATQNPIENEGVYPLPEAQRDRFLFKIQVEYPTAEEEREIVYRMGVEPPVPHQVLSPEELVRLQGVASKVFVHHALVDYVVRLVIATRAPKEHQLTDVAGWVAYGASPRASLGIIAAARALALVRGRDYVLPQDIVDVVPDVLRHRLVLSYDALADGVPLDHIITRVLQTVPLPQVSARPQAPQPAGRP comes from the coding sequence TTGTCCGAGCCCGCCGCCGAGGCGCCCAACACGCCGGCTCGTGACGCCCAGTTGCTCGAACGCACCGTGTTCGAGGTCAAGCGGGTGATCGTCGGCCAGGACCGGCTGGTCGAGCGCATGCTCGTCGGCCTGCTGGCCAAGGGGCACCTGCTGCTGGAAGGCGTGCCCGGCGTGGCCAAGACGCTGGCCGTGGAGACCTTCGCCACCGTCGTCGGCGGGTCGTTCTCGCGCGTCCAGTTCACCCCGGACCTGGTGCCCGCCGACATCCTCGGCACCCGCATCTACCGGCAGGGCAGCGAGAGCTTCGACGTCGAACTCGGCCCCGTGGTGGCCAACTTCGTGCTCGCCGACGAGATCAACCGCGCGCCCGCCAAGGTGCAGAGCGCGATGCTGGAGGTCATGGCCGAGCGGCACGTGTCCATCGGCGGCAAGACCTTCCCCATGCCCACCCCGTTCCTGGTGCTGGCCACCCAGAACCCCATCGAGAACGAGGGCGTCTACCCGCTGCCCGAGGCGCAGCGCGACCGCTTCCTGTTCAAGATCCAGGTCGAGTACCCGACCGCGGAGGAGGAGCGGGAGATCGTCTACCGGATGGGCGTCGAACCGCCCGTCCCGCACCAGGTGCTCAGCCCCGAGGAACTGGTCCGCCTGCAGGGCGTGGCGTCCAAGGTGTTCGTGCACCACGCGCTGGTGGACTACGTGGTGCGGCTGGTCATCGCGACCCGCGCGCCCAAGGAGCACCAGCTCACCGACGTGGCCGGCTGGGTCGCCTACGGCGCCTCGCCGCGCGCCTCGCTGGGCATCATCGCCGCCGCCCGCGCGCTGGCCCTGGTCCGCGGCCGGGACTACGTGCTGCCCCAGGACATCGTGGACGTCGTGCCCGACGTGCTGCGGCACCGGCTCGTGCTGTCCTACGACGCGCTGGCCGACGGCGTGCCGCTGGACCACATCATCACGCGGGTGCTCCAGACCGTGCCGCTGCCGCAGGTCTCCGCCCGTCCGCAGGCGCCGCAGCCCGCGGGTAGGCCGTGA
- a CDS encoding DUF5655 domain-containing protein, whose protein sequence is MVQVKNWREMVDWSADLLVRTTGEGVPEWNRRVLESGVATEPELRDWLRAQHVTGYAQLLLVMERFGYPHFTTASSDDLVDHQYADRPELRPILDRLLTEAALLGPLHVQARKTYVALVSPRRTFAIVKATTRTRVDLGLRLAGHEPEGRLQGAGSLGNDTITVRIGISSADDIDDETLTWLRHAYTSNL, encoded by the coding sequence ATGGTCCAGGTGAAGAACTGGCGCGAGATGGTCGACTGGTCCGCCGACCTGCTCGTGCGCACCACCGGTGAGGGCGTGCCGGAGTGGAACCGGCGGGTGCTGGAGTCCGGTGTCGCCACCGAGCCCGAGTTGCGCGACTGGCTGCGCGCCCAGCACGTCACCGGCTACGCCCAGCTGCTGCTGGTCATGGAGCGCTTCGGCTACCCCCACTTCACGACCGCCTCCTCCGACGACCTGGTCGACCACCAGTACGCCGACCGCCCCGAGCTGCGCCCCATCCTGGACCGCCTGCTCACCGAAGCCGCCCTCCTCGGCCCGCTGCACGTCCAAGCCCGCAAGACCTACGTCGCCCTGGTCTCGCCCCGCCGCACCTTCGCGATCGTCAAGGCCACCACCCGCACCCGCGTCGACCTGGGCCTGCGCCTGGCCGGGCACGAACCGGAGGGCCGCCTGCAAGGCGCGGGCTCCCTCGGGAACGACACCATCACCGTCCGGATCGGCATCTCCAGCGCCGACGACATCGACGACGAAACCCTGACGTGGCTCCGGCACGCCTACACCAGCAACCTCTAA
- the mobA gene encoding molybdenum cofactor guanylyltransferase produces the protein MDDAWDAVVLAGGRGSRLGGVDKAAVEVGGRTLLDRALDAVRGARRVVVVGPEKPVPGVVWTREDPPGGGPVAGLAAGLALVTAPRVVVLAVDQPGVGAGTVARLLAVGAPAVLVDADGREQWLTGVWRTADLRAAVPADPKDKSMRSVVGPLQPVRVKGSPEETSDVDTPGDLGR, from the coding sequence GTGGACGACGCGTGGGACGCCGTGGTGCTGGCCGGCGGGCGCGGCAGCAGGCTCGGCGGGGTGGACAAGGCCGCGGTCGAGGTCGGCGGGCGGACCCTGCTCGACCGGGCGCTGGACGCCGTGCGCGGCGCGCGCCGGGTCGTCGTGGTCGGACCGGAGAAACCCGTGCCGGGCGTCGTGTGGACGCGCGAGGACCCGCCGGGCGGGGGACCGGTCGCGGGCTTGGCCGCCGGGCTCGCCCTGGTCACGGCACCGCGCGTGGTCGTGCTGGCCGTCGACCAGCCGGGTGTGGGTGCGGGGACCGTGGCCCGGTTGCTGGCCGTCGGTGCCCCGGCGGTGCTGGTCGACGCGGATGGCCGGGAGCAGTGGCTGACCGGGGTGTGGCGCACCGCCGACCTGCGCGCGGCGGTGCCCGCGGACCCCAAGGACAAGTCGATGCGGTCGGTCGTCGGGCCACTTCAACCCGTTCGAGTGAAGGGTTCCCCCGAAGAGACCAGTGACGTGGACACGCCGGGTGATCTCGGGCGTTAG